A single Nocardioides bizhenqiangii DNA region contains:
- a CDS encoding HsdM family class I SAM-dependent methyltransferase has translation MTAEGLFTVLLSHYGTSASEQETLQVKGIAEALVAADLASSDREIALAERFDQLHTMLYMRGGIRPTNAAVEELAKLLLLRVWLAREPNAFVQGVGRLSDLLELSDPADVYLDGVKAAFRQAIAEPDLAASLPDGTTQTVWPLDEPLRIGRADVLAEALSVLAEAVPMESKSAPGDILGSAFDIFLRGRYDHAGGLATYLTPTVVTSAAADIALSLVDPWSFKGMSFGDPCSGTGRFLVALLDRLKTFYGDSARGKAKFQEMLSAGVFGADQSASSIAKARVNLLLYGAHHPRLFTVEDSVTDPALDKMRDTLSLILTNPPFGEGKYDSVEGIRRTEEDLSSMSGGARRIDPALAFVARCANLLRPGGVLGIVLPDGLVDGPVLREELFGASSRGSQLTVEASISLPTATFALSGTVARTSLLFLRKGESTSERIFLARAEHIGYLKQSGRAVPDPKGSDLPLIVASGIDALVTKARTRTPLVASEAPLIAAIPRQDVTSLDPAAWDPGSMKARKELKSSGASMAVYLAPQSRRRLARAADEVSAFVSVLHVDPFGSVAWHEAASYAPATPGQTATAGQVLVSLLNPSKLRAFVVPDAFPLIECSMEFGVFDALDVDPYYVLALLHDPRVKSQLAPLGRGTSSSRRRITSADVLGLRVPKASMRAVASVGRETRERIEAIRISQSGLAAIYESQRPVTARTIRP, from the coding sequence GTGACCGCCGAGGGCCTGTTCACGGTTCTGCTCAGTCACTACGGAACGAGCGCGAGCGAGCAGGAGACGTTGCAAGTGAAAGGCATCGCCGAAGCTCTGGTCGCAGCAGACCTGGCATCGAGCGATCGCGAGATCGCTCTGGCTGAGCGGTTCGACCAACTCCACACGATGCTCTACATGCGCGGTGGCATTAGACCCACCAACGCCGCCGTCGAGGAGTTGGCCAAGCTCCTGTTGTTGCGCGTCTGGCTAGCCCGCGAGCCAAACGCGTTCGTGCAAGGCGTAGGTCGTCTGTCGGATCTGCTGGAACTATCTGACCCTGCTGATGTCTACCTGGACGGCGTAAAGGCGGCCTTCCGCCAAGCGATTGCAGAGCCCGACCTCGCGGCGTCGCTGCCGGACGGTACGACTCAGACCGTGTGGCCTCTCGATGAACCGTTGAGAATCGGACGAGCCGACGTGCTAGCTGAAGCGCTGTCGGTACTCGCCGAGGCAGTGCCGATGGAGTCCAAGTCAGCGCCAGGAGACATCCTCGGTTCAGCGTTCGACATCTTCCTTCGTGGTCGCTACGACCATGCGGGCGGACTCGCGACGTACTTGACCCCTACGGTCGTGACCTCGGCCGCCGCTGATATCGCACTCAGTCTCGTCGATCCTTGGTCGTTCAAGGGCATGTCGTTCGGGGATCCATGCAGCGGCACAGGCCGATTCCTCGTGGCTCTCCTCGACCGCCTGAAGACCTTCTATGGTGACTCGGCAAGGGGCAAGGCCAAGTTTCAGGAAATGCTGTCCGCGGGCGTGTTTGGGGCAGATCAGTCGGCAAGCTCCATCGCCAAGGCTCGTGTGAACCTGCTCCTGTACGGAGCGCACCACCCTCGCCTGTTCACCGTCGAGGACTCAGTCACTGACCCTGCTCTCGACAAGATGCGCGACACGCTGTCACTAATACTCACGAACCCCCCATTCGGGGAGGGGAAGTACGACAGCGTCGAAGGGATCCGTAGGACGGAGGAAGACCTCTCCTCTATGAGTGGAGGCGCGCGACGAATCGACCCAGCACTCGCGTTCGTAGCTCGATGCGCCAACCTGTTGCGGCCAGGAGGCGTGCTTGGAATCGTCCTGCCGGACGGGCTCGTAGACGGTCCAGTTCTGCGGGAGGAGTTGTTCGGCGCGTCGAGTCGGGGTAGCCAACTGACGGTCGAGGCGAGCATCAGTCTGCCGACCGCAACGTTCGCCCTAAGCGGGACTGTCGCTAGGACCAGCTTGCTGTTCCTGCGCAAGGGCGAGTCGACGTCAGAGCGAATCTTCCTCGCGCGCGCTGAGCACATCGGGTACCTCAAGCAGTCCGGTCGGGCCGTGCCAGACCCTAAGGGGAGCGATCTACCTCTGATCGTCGCTTCAGGCATTGACGCACTCGTGACGAAGGCACGCACCCGAACGCCGCTCGTCGCGTCCGAGGCGCCGCTGATCGCTGCGATTCCGCGTCAAGACGTCACGTCTCTTGATCCGGCGGCATGGGATCCGGGCAGCATGAAGGCGCGCAAGGAGCTCAAGTCCAGCGGCGCGAGCATGGCGGTCTACCTAGCTCCACAGTCGAGGCGGCGGTTGGCTCGCGCTGCTGACGAGGTCTCTGCTTTCGTGTCAGTGCTTCATGTCGATCCGTTCGGCTCTGTGGCCTGGCATGAGGCCGCTTCGTACGCGCCAGCAACCCCTGGCCAGACGGCTACAGCGGGCCAGGTGCTCGTCTCGTTGCTCAACCCCAGCAAGCTTCGCGCGTTCGTCGTGCCCGACGCGTTCCCGCTAATCGAGTGCTCGATGGAGTTCGGAGTCTTCGACGCCTTAGATGTCGATCCCTACTACGTCCTGGCCCTCCTACACGATCCGCGCGTGAAAAGTCAGCTAGCTCCGCTGGGCCGAGGAACCTCTAGCTCGCGGCGGCGCATCACGTCGGCGGATGTGCTTGGCCTTCGCGTGCCGAAGGCAAGCATGCGCGCGGTCGCGAGTGTCGGGCGAGAGACTCGTGAGCGTATCGAGGCCATCCGAATCAGTCAGTCAGGCCTAGCTGCGATATACGAGTCGCAGCGCCCAGTCACGGCGCGAACAATTCGACCGTAA
- a CDS encoding MamI family restriction endonuclease, with amino-acid sequence METVRDLADSERERLCARLLQQQVVDQRRFLHYWRDLTLQPAQIDTGYIGQMLVSLVTGLVGGGMRGKGLDMEDGSEIKSANFLDSLDRRGAAAPRWNFQANNLPAMEALLDVPAIYLCSIDVNLNDKVRVRVWRLRPAEHRIFAERYIRWIEDFGKPKLADPRRPNANFQVFPPRPALDHTYARHGGGNVENGLPALMIELEDGVGAEKIFHAEEDRSGTVTVELFAP; translated from the coding sequence ATGGAGACGGTGCGGGACCTGGCAGACAGCGAACGTGAGCGGTTATGCGCCCGACTGCTGCAGCAGCAGGTCGTCGACCAGCGACGCTTCCTGCATTACTGGCGAGATCTCACCCTCCAGCCAGCTCAGATCGACACCGGCTACATCGGTCAGATGTTGGTCTCGCTCGTTACCGGTCTCGTCGGAGGAGGCATGAGAGGCAAAGGCCTCGACATGGAGGACGGGTCGGAGATCAAGTCAGCGAACTTCCTCGACTCTCTCGACCGTCGCGGAGCTGCCGCACCGCGGTGGAACTTCCAAGCCAACAACTTGCCGGCAATGGAGGCTTTGCTCGATGTGCCTGCGATCTATCTCTGCAGCATCGATGTGAACCTCAACGACAAAGTGCGTGTTCGGGTCTGGCGGCTCAGACCCGCGGAGCACCGGATCTTCGCGGAACGGTACATCCGCTGGATCGAAGACTTCGGGAAACCAAAGCTCGCCGACCCGAGAAGACCGAACGCGAACTTTCAGGTCTTCCCGCCTCGCCCTGCACTGGACCACACCTACGCTCGTCACGGCGGTGGAAACGTGGAGAACGGGCTCCCTGCGCTCATGATCGAGCTTGAAGACGGCGTCGGGGCGGAGAAGATCTTTCACGCAGAGGAGGACCGCAGCGGCACGGTTACGGTCGAATTGTTCGCGCCGTGA
- a CDS encoding recombinase family protein, which translates to MTAATYGYARVSTGQQTTDQQDDALRAAGCSKVFGDKLSGAKADRPGLAACLDQLRPGDTLVIVALDRLGRSTLQVLSTLQELHQRGVIVKSLRESLDFSTPLGQAVATIMSALAEMELALIRERAAAAREAARARGKQTGRPRVLDASAAALARRMRANGEPIAVIAKTLGVSRASVYRYTEAITP; encoded by the coding sequence GTGACCGCCGCGACCTACGGCTACGCCCGCGTCTCGACCGGTCAGCAGACCACCGACCAGCAGGACGACGCCCTCCGCGCCGCTGGCTGCTCCAAGGTGTTCGGCGACAAGCTGTCCGGAGCCAAGGCCGACCGGCCCGGACTCGCGGCCTGCCTCGATCAGCTCCGACCCGGCGACACTCTCGTGATCGTCGCCCTCGACCGGCTGGGGCGCTCAACGCTCCAAGTCCTATCGACGCTCCAAGAGCTGCACCAGCGCGGTGTGATCGTGAAGTCGCTCCGAGAGTCCCTGGACTTCTCCACCCCGCTCGGGCAGGCCGTCGCCACGATCATGTCGGCACTCGCTGAGATGGAGTTGGCTCTCATCCGCGAGCGAGCCGCTGCCGCTCGCGAGGCCGCCCGCGCACGTGGCAAGCAGACAGGCCGGCCCCGTGTCCTCGACGCATCCGCAGCTGCCCTAGCGAGGAGGATGCGTGCCAACGGCGAGCCCATAGCCGTGATCGCCAAGACCCTCGGCGTCTCACGTGCGAGCGTCTACCGCTACACGGAGGCGATTACCCCGTGA
- a CDS encoding type II secretion system F family protein → MTGWTLVACLLAGCAALLLTPGPPAPPGRTRQRGRASYGVVAAGVAGVGWWLVDEPRLLVLGVVGGAAVLAAGRLVARRRADRAAAQVRGQVVELCDGLQAELAAGQTAPTALERVAAEWPALQPATRSAAAGGDVPTALRELASAPGAGDLRVVAAAWQVAHRTGHGLADALARVAQELRDAEQTRRVVTGELASARATARLVACLPLVALLMGSGAGADPWAFLLGHPVGLACLAGGVGCGIAGLAWIEALARDVERGR, encoded by the coding sequence GTGACCGGCTGGACGCTGGTCGCGTGCCTCCTGGCCGGTTGCGCGGCACTGCTGCTGACGCCCGGCCCGCCGGCACCGCCGGGCCGGACCCGACAGCGCGGGCGGGCGTCGTACGGCGTCGTCGCGGCGGGGGTCGCCGGCGTCGGCTGGTGGCTGGTCGACGAGCCCCGCCTGCTCGTGCTCGGTGTCGTCGGCGGTGCGGCGGTCCTCGCGGCGGGTCGTCTGGTCGCGCGGCGTCGCGCGGACCGGGCCGCAGCGCAGGTTCGAGGCCAGGTGGTGGAGCTGTGCGACGGGCTGCAGGCCGAGCTCGCGGCCGGACAGACGGCGCCGACCGCGCTCGAGCGGGTCGCCGCGGAGTGGCCCGCGCTGCAACCGGCCACCCGATCGGCCGCGGCGGGGGGCGACGTGCCCACCGCGCTGCGAGAGCTGGCCTCCGCACCGGGCGCCGGCGACCTCAGGGTCGTCGCCGCGGCCTGGCAGGTCGCCCATCGCACCGGTCACGGGCTCGCCGACGCGCTCGCCCGGGTCGCCCAGGAGCTGCGGGACGCCGAGCAGACGCGGCGGGTGGTCACCGGCGAGCTGGCATCCGCGAGGGCGACCGCCCGACTGGTCGCGTGTCTGCCGCTGGTGGCGCTGCTGATGGGCAGCGGAGCCGGTGCCGATCCGTGGGCGTTCCTGCTCGGACACCCGGTCGGGCTCGCGTGCCTGGCCGGCGGCGTCGGGTGCGGCATCGCCGGTCTGGCCTGGATCGAGGCGCTCGCCCGTGACGTCGAGCGGGGGCGGTGA
- a CDS encoding ATPase, T2SS/T4P/T4SS family: MALRDLVGQALRMRPDRLVVGEVRDGAVVDLMAAMNTGHEGGCGTLHANSAADLPARIEALALAAGLGRAAAHSQLASALEVVLHMSRDRDGQRRLSEVAVLERDQAGLVRTSTATRIDRAGALMAGPAAGRLLDLIESRRRR, translated from the coding sequence GTGGCGCTCCGCGACCTGGTGGGGCAGGCGCTGCGGATGCGGCCGGACCGGCTCGTCGTCGGCGAGGTGCGGGATGGCGCGGTGGTCGACCTGATGGCGGCGATGAACACCGGCCACGAGGGCGGTTGCGGCACCCTGCACGCCAACTCGGCAGCCGACCTGCCGGCACGGATCGAGGCGCTCGCGCTCGCGGCCGGTCTCGGGCGGGCGGCAGCACACAGCCAGCTCGCGTCCGCGCTCGAGGTCGTGCTCCACATGAGCCGCGACCGTGACGGGCAGCGCCGGCTCAGCGAGGTCGCCGTGCTCGAGCGTGACCAGGCAGGGCTGGTCCGGACGTCGACGGCGACCCGGATCGACCGGGCCGGTGCGCTGATGGCCGGCCCGGCAGCGGGGCGGCTGCTCGACCTGATCGAGTCGCGGCGGCGGCGGTGA